AAGATTGGTGTGTGTGGTAGGAGGGCAGGATGTGAGGGGGGAAATGGAAATAAAGGTTTGGGGGACATTTATTTTAGCATTATATATAGCTTTATATAATTCATAGTATTACATACAGCAGTGCTGAAGGTTGCATTGGATATTCTTTAAGAAATCCTAATTTTTAGGGATGTGTATCTAGGCCAAAAATGTTATTCTGGGCTGAGCAAAGGTCAAGAATTtggggaaaacaaaaagaaactctAGTTTTTAAGATGTTTATTATATATGTATTACATTTTTAGTATTTCTTTTTTTGCACTGTCAAACCAATGTCTTTGTTTTCTATCATGAAATCTGGGTGTGGTAGCTGTCAATTAATAATACCCCACTCTTATCTAGggcttttcagcagtagatctcaaagccctttacaaaggaggttgaATCAtatatccacattttacagatggggaaactgagacacagagtggTGAATGTAAGTGCCCAAGGTCACTTGTCGGGCCTGGGAACAGAACCAGTCCAGGGCTCTACCCATTCGGCCACACTGCCACTCTAGACAAGCTACTTTAAATTAAGTTTTTGGTTAAAAAATGAATTAGGGCACATGAAGAAGAATGTGgaactgctgaaaaggatgtaACTGTTTGCATTACAGGATCATACACTGAGACCccctaggcactacaataatgcaaataatacatAATTATAACATTAGCCATGCTGTCTACCATGACAAGCCAAAAGGCAGGATTTACCCAATTTGTGGCCTGATCCCTTACTCTGCCCAGCATCCTACATCTGAAAACATTCCCAAAGAGTTCAATGGCCAAAAGAGAGACCCTGCCATCCAGAATGACTCACTCAAATCTACAGGAAACAGCCATAACAATGTACACAGCTAAGGATGCAAACACTATGGAGCATTGGACTTACAACAAAGAAGAATCCCTTCCATTCAAATGAGAGAGGCCTGGTTTTGAGTTCCTTCTTGTTTGCCAATTTCAGTCAGACCTTTAACATTTTGGGTGCCAACATGCTAAGAGAAGAGCCGGGGATGCTCAGAACCCCATATGGAAACAGGGAACCAAGCCATTTCCGAATTGCTATTCTCTGCTTTGGAGCTAAGATTCACCTTATCCCAACCTCCATCTCTCCACACAGACCTTCACATTCTGGTCACCGATGGGAAGCTGGAATTCTTTGGAGAGAGCAGGTGACTTTTCTGCAGCATGAGTTTTGCTGTAGCTAGTGAATAGATGAAAACATCCCAAGAGAGCAATTAAAAAACTTAAAACACGCAGAAGGTAGCTCAAAAGGAAGTCAAGGCCACTTCAGAATGTCCTTGGAGTTTATACAGATGATGCCTTAGAGATGTTTAAATGACAAGGAACATCAGCATTTCAACAGTTGGGTCAGGGCAGCTACCAAAGCTGGCTTGCCAGACTGGAAAGCAAGCTCAGGAGAAAGTGCTGTGCCTATATTCAGAGGGATAGAATCTGTTGGGTCAGAGACCTCTTCCTTCTCACCACCCTCCCTCATAGGCACTGGGCAAGGCAAGCCAGAGATGGGGCTGTGGCTGTCAGGTTAGCTGGGGTTCCTCCCCATTTGCGTTGGGGTATGATGAGTGTCTATAATGGTCTGTAGGACTGCAGGAAGTACAGAGTGAGTTGGTTGAAAAGGGGCCTACCTAGTTGtatagggcaggggtgtggagtGGTACAAGGTGTGCTGGGTGTGGAAGGGTCTGCCCCTCTCAGTGAGGCCATGGGGAATGGGGTGAGCAGGGTTCTGCAGGGCCTTCCCTGTGTATAGGGCCGGTGGGACctggagggggtgcggtgtgcaggggACTCCCATTCTGTGGGGACAGCGGGTGTTTGAGGAGCAGGGTGTGGAGGGGACTTCCCTGCTCTGCAAGGCTGGGAGGGATACGTGTGGGGGCTAGGGTGAGCTGGGTGCATGGAGATCTTCCCCGCTCTGTGTGGCTTGGGAGAGATGGgattgggaggtgcaggagcAGGATCCCCACTCGATAGGGccaggagggaagtggggggcaCTCTCTGCTGGTTGGGGCCAGGATGCAGGGCGGCTGGAGGGCTCCCTGCTTGGATGGAGCCTGGATGCAGGAAGGGCTCCCcgctgggtggggccagagagaTGCGGGGGACTCCCATCTCGGTGGGGCTGGAGAGGCCCTGGGGGGTCAGAAGGAGTACGGGGAGGGCTCCCCTCTCTGAGGGGCCCGGATGTGGGGGGGCTCCCCGCGGCCGCACGGGGTGAGGGGAGGCTCCCCTCTCTGAGGGGCCTGGATGTAGGGGGGGCTCCCCGCTCCGTGGGGCCACACAGGGAGGGGGCGGCTCCCCGCTCGGTTTCTGAGGGGCCTGGATGTAGGGGGGGGCTCCCCGCTCCGTGGGGCCGCACAGGGAGGGGGCGGCTCCCCGCTCGGTTTCTGAGGGGCCTGGATGTAGGGGGGGGCTCCCCGCTCCGTGGGGCCGCACAGGGTGGGGGCGGCTCCCCGCTCGGTTTCTGAGGGGCCCGGATGTAGGGGGGGCTCCCCGCTCCGTGGGGCCGCACAGGGTGGGGGCGGCTCCCCGCTCGGTTTCTGAGGGGCCCGGATGTAGGGGGGGCTCCCCGCTGGGGGGGCCGCACGGGGTGGGGGCGGCTCCCCGCTCGGTTTCTGAGGGGCCCGGATGTAGGGGGGGCTCCCCGCTGGGGGGGCCGCACGGGGTGGGGGCGGCTCCCCGCTCGGAGGGGCCGGATGCGGCGGGCTCAGAGTGACTCAGCGGCGGCGCCCAGTGCGGAGAGCGGGCGGGGCGGGAGCCGCGGCGGCCGATGACCGAGGGAGCCGCGGGGCAGGACAGGGGAGGACGCGGCGGAACTGCCAGGGTGAGGCCGCTGCGGGAAGGCCCTGGTCTCGGTCGCCGCCTTCTCCCGGGCGGGCCCCGGGCTGGTCTCGCCTCCCAGCCGGGCACGGCCCAGGCCCCTACTATGGCGCCCGGTTTCCCGGGCCTGGAGGCGGGGCGGCTGCGGCTGCCGCTGCCGGCGAGCTCGGGCCGGGGCGAGCGCTGGAGCTGGCTGGGCCCATGGCGGGCGCGACCCTGCCCGGGGCTCCACGGCCCAGCCGCCGGGTAGGACCGTGTGGGACCCTGCCCATGCCCTGAGTCTGGAGGTGGGATCATGGTGCGAGCCTGCGCCTGGCTCCAGTCGGGATTTGGAGTCGTGGTGTGATCCCGACCCAGCCGCCGCCCGTAGGGGGGCACCTGGTGTTAGGAGGACAGAGGAGACACGGGGCGAATGGTGGCTCTGAGTGACCAGCCCAGCGATCCCCCGGGATTTTCGGTCCAAGTAAAACGGCTGCAAAACGGGACTCACTGGCCTGGGCACGCCAGGCTccaaagaaggggggggggggtttctacTAGCCCCGTTTTGTCCCAAGCCGCAACATTTAGGTAGGGAAGTTTGGCAAAATGGTTTTGGATTTGGTCCATTTTGAGAGCAGGGGTGTAGACACTTAGCCCACCCATTTAGCATTCAGGCCCACCCCTAGCTCTGTGCTGGCCCCAgcgcttgccctgctctgcccacctgccctgcactcctgccagggagtggggttgggggtgcaggtcGTGCTCGGGTCTGCCCAcctggcactcctgctggggtcgggtggagcggggcaagccccagcacgctcaccccgctccctggcaggagcgttGGATGGGCGGAGCGGGTGGGGGCACGGGagcacccatttttccaggggtCCAGGTTGGCCCAGTGGCTGGCTAAGCCGCCACTGTGAGGAGGGCAAGCGAGCAGGCGGCCGGTAGCGGTAGAGGAGATCTTCAGAAAAGGTAACCCACTGCCTGGGGGAGCCAGGCCGGGCATAGGGCAGTGGGACCTGGAAGGGAGCCGGGAGCTGTGCGCGCTGGAGAGCagcctctcctcccagagctgggtgcatTCCCAGGGCCCTGGGGAGCCCCTGGCCAGAGGGCCCATCCATTGTGTAgctgcagggggtgagggaaggCGGGCCCCCATCCCTCGTGCCTTTCCAGACTCCCCTTCCCCATAATTGCCCTCCCCACCAGAAGTCGGTGCCCACCCAAATATCCCATGCTGGCTACGCCACTGCTTGAGAGAAACCATGCTCTAGTGGGGACCAGGAACCAGGAGACCTCGGCTCTGGGAGTCAGGATCCAAGACTAATAGGACTATATGATCTGCTGTATGTGACACAAAAACAGTTGTAATCAGTGTCAAACTATGAATGGCATAAAAACCTATAAATAGCAACGTGTATGTGTAGCCTAAGTGTAGCTCTTTAATGAGGGGCAGTTAAAATTCACTTCTGAGTCAGATACACCCAGGCATCAGATGTTCCTGATTATTTATATACAGCTGCACCTGTTGCTTACATCTCTGGGCATATTTATATCATTAAAACAACTTAACAGGTATTTTAAATTTAATGAAAATGTTCAGCCTTTTTGTGGCCCTTAGTTAATGTTTTTATATGTAATACTAATATATTATTTTACTCAGCAATGAAGACCTCTGCCATGGCAGCAAAACCTATTGTGACTTCAAAGCAGAGAGAGGAGGTGGTGAGGGGTGTCCCAACAGAGGTGGTGTGCACTGCCTTCTCCAACTCCATTCTTGTGGTGGTGACGCAGTATGGGAAGATGGGAACGCTCGTCTCTGTGGACCCCAGCACAATAGCCAATGACATCAGCAAACCTTCACTCACCACAAAAGTGCTGCTGGGTACAGATGAGGTACAAAGCAGAGCATGTAGCCCTGAAGATTGAGGGTGAATCTCTTACTAGCTCAAAATTCGAGCCTGCTCAGGCTGCTAAGCGGCTGATGTGTAGTTGTGCAGTGGTAAGATTAAAGAATCCTGTACTAGGGAGGAGTGGTTCATCAATAAAGCTTGGGCATTCAGCTGGCATTTAACATAACAAATGTCTAATTGAATCTACACTGAAGGCATATATGGGATCTGTCACTTCATGCTTGGTTATTCTTGTGGTGCTTTgcagctcccgttgacttcagtggttcaggGGCAAGTGTAATGGCCTTCACTAGCCTTTCTCAGGTGCTTGTCCCAGTCAGTTTTCCATCCCACCACTTCTTTTTCTCCAAACCTTTGCCTCTCATAATCAACTTCAGCTTTCTACCTGCTCCCCAACTGTGCTTGCCACTAGTTGCCCTAGATAAGTCAATTATCCAATTCATTTTGGCTTAAAATGAGTTCTCATTGACTATTTTACAGAAACAAGAGAAAACAATAATATATTTTGGAAAACATCAATTAGACAGGCACTAAATATAAAGTTACAGCATACTGCAAGATTACTTTGTTTTGCAGTGCAGTCAGAACTGTCTTTTGTTGCTTGCTAACCCTAAACaggataaaaaaacaaaaaaaacccttaacaATGTGACAGGTTCCTGATCCTCTTAGCAGCTCAtctttatgtttcagagtagtagccgtgttagtctgtatccgcaaaaaaaaaaggagtatttgtggcaccttagagactaaccaatttatttgagcatgagctttcatgagctacagctcacttcatcgatgcattaCGATTATGATTAcgattatgcatccgatgaagtgagctgtagctcacgaaagcttatgctcaaataaattggttagtctctataaGGTGGcactagtactcctttccttcAATAATAGGCTTTCTTTCCTTCATGTGGGACGTGTTGTGTCTGCCTGTAGACAGGATGGTTGCAGCTTTGGTGTGATGTGCATTTGTCAAAATGGAGCAGAAGAGCATATTCAGTTTCTGATATTACCGTATGTTaattaaaaggagtactagtggcatcttagagactaaccaatttatttgagcataagtttttgtgagctacagctcactctgtgcatccaatgaagtgagctgtagctcacaaaagctcatgctcagataaattggttagcctctaaggtgccacaagtcctccttttctttttgcgaatacagactaacacggctgctactctgaaacctgtcattatgttaATTAGTGGCTTTTCCTGTTACATATGGGAGAAATCATTTCCCCAAGTCTTACATACATGTCCATTATCTGCTCCTTTGTACTGTatgttaattaattaatctaAATGACCTTGAGGAGGACTTTGATTAACATGAGAACGAAGTACTTCCTGCCTAGCCTTTCGTGGTGATGCATGCTGCCAAAACCCACAAACCAGTgttgaaacaaaaccaaacaaaaataaacttcagATAAATATATGTAGCAAGATGGATGTAAGtaagatctggacaaattgggCATACTTGTTAGAGAAACCCCAATTAAAGGGAATTGTATCCCTTTTCTCCTGCTAATACCCTTAGCCtcaccttttttcaaaaaaaagtctacattaTTCTATCAAAATCACTCTGGGGCTTTAACCAAGGGCTGTTAAATACCATTTCAAATGTGGTGAATGTAAAGACCTCGCTGTCTTTACATTTACTTGTCAGCAAATCCAGTTTCAGCCCAGTATAGATAAGTCCTTAATAtgcttagtaaaaagaaaaggagtacttgtggcaccttagagactaaccaatttatttgagcgtaagctttcgtgagctacagctcattcatcggatgaagtgagctgtagctcacgaaagcttatgctcaaataaattggttagtctctaaggtgccacaagtacttcttttctttttgcgaatacagactaacacggctgttactctgaaaccatgcttAGTAAAAAGATACTCCAGGAGCATTCCATTAATAGTGAATGAATAGGGTGAGAAGATTCTCTCAACTGAAGGACTTGTGTTTTTTTGCTTTTCAGCCCCTCATCCATGTTTGTGCTAAAAACCTGGTGACATTTGTGTCTCAGGAAGCTGGGaacaaacctgttctcctggctATAGCTTTGAAGGACAAGAGCATGGAAGGAATAAAAGCACTGCAGGAGTTGATCCGAAGTTGCCAAGTGTGGTGAAGCTGGGCTGTCTGGATGCAAGGAAGGGATCCTGGGTCACTGACCTACTACTGTTTATTTAAAAGGACAAAACATGCCTTTATGCTGGTTTTGGATCCTGTTGAGGATTTCATTAAATTTTCTCTACTATGTAGAACATTGGGAGATTTTGCTGCTGTTGTTGGGTTTGGAGCCCATGCAGTTAGCAGTGAAGTTAGAATGTTTTTCTCaacacaaaatgaaatttcatttccaTCGCATTGGGTGGGGGATGTATATTTGAAAAACTGTATATGGCTTTGCAGCAGTGTCCAGAGAAGTAAATGGCTTCAAGCGATGTAACAATGAAACACTGTGCTGTAAAGTATAAAATGTGATGTAGAATGAATAAAAAATACACATTGGCAAATGCTTAATATTACCTGTTTATTCCCCATgatcagtttaaattaaatatttggaGTCAGAATAAAGTCAGTGGTAATTGTAAGCAGTTTAAAATAGGGATGAATTTTGACACTTGACTAGGGTCCGTGAGAAAGAGTTGTAAGTTTTGACAGTGTGAGTGAGTTAATACCATGGTGGGGTTCCCTGTCTTCTGCCACTAAAGAGAAACCATCAActtgaaaattatatttttttgaAATATAGTACCTACCGTAATGACGGGTAACACTTAACATTGCTGTCGCTGAAAGAACTTATCAAACCAAAATATTAGtctctttttttcagtttgtttattttttgatgATGAGCTTCACTGAATAGgtcaagccctgatcctgcagctcgATCCTCACTGGTGAATGCTTGTGTCTGCCTtgaagccccattgacttcagtagggctacaTACAGGCACAAGGGCTCACCTACCTAGATCCAGTTGCAAGACAGGGGCTCTAGTCAGTTTCTCCCTGGCTGAAAGGACCCTTATAAATATAAACATCAGTAGAGGAGTAGAAAAACCttacacatttttaatattttttttcaaatatctgCACATACTGTTGAAAGGATTGTGTATCAGGAAGTGTAATTTTAAGTTAAGTTTAAAAGCTTCAGGCTTGTAGTGTCCCCTTAAGGGAAATACAATTAATTGCATTTTTCAGAATTATATTTTTCAGAGCCATGGGGTTTGCATCTGTGTCATAATCCTAAGAGTCCCCCCCACCTCCTATGTTACATTCCCCACTTTCATTCTTTCCTGTTGTTCTTCTGACCAAGGAGGACTGGAAGCCCTAAAGTCTGTCAATATTATTTCTGTATTGATTTAGGGATTTCCACTGAAAAATACAAATCAGTTCCCAGTACTGAACATTTGAACACTGTGCCCCTACTTTACTCACAGCCACTACCAGCTCCGGGAATAAAGACATCCTGCAAATTGAACCGGAATTGCACCCCCACCATGACCATACAAAATAGTACCACTATATTCTGGAGAGTATCAGTTCTAATTGCCTAAAAGCTAAAAGGGTCAACCAACATCGGTATTAAAAGATGCTGTTTGTCACCACATCTGGACCTTTGCAGGCAGACTGGGAAGCTGGAAGCCAACTGGCTGGTCCTTAAAGTGGCAGTCAGTTAAGCTGGTATTTTACTGTTTCCCTACAGGTTTTAAGTTGGAGACAGGTGATGGGTGTGAAAGAATCCATCAGGGCTTTATGCACCACTGTGACTCAAAGGCAGGTGTGTGCCCCAATAAACAGCAAATGCCCTGGCCCTTTCTGCAAGGCAAGCTATCTGCTTGTCATACCATTCCCTGCAAGGGCCAAGAATTGTGCTTCTGCAAACCCTGAACAAATTACAACTTTTCCAAACCATATTGCCACGCCTACAGAGTGAAGATTGGGTTTATTCGCTGGCCCCTGTGCAAGTGGCATTCCGTGTGGTTTCCTAGGTAGTAGCCAGAGCCAGGCGCGATTTGGTAGCTATCATGCACTGATCTACTAGGAGATCCCCAACTGTTGCAAAATACGGTAGGCAAGCATGGGAACAACGAAGGGGCATCCTTGGGAGGGGTTGCTGGGTGTAGTAtccgtggggcagggcagggattatGATTGCCTAGGTGTTTGGAGGGGAGGAGCTCTGAGCCAGGAGTGAAATCGAACAGCAGGGAACAGTGGCAGAGTGAAATGTAAGTTCT
The Lepidochelys kempii isolate rLepKem1 chromosome 10, rLepKem1.hap2, whole genome shotgun sequence DNA segment above includes these coding regions:
- the PSMG3 gene encoding proteasome assembly chaperone 3, coding for MKTSAMAAKPIVTSKQREEVVRGVPTEVVCTAFSNSILVVVTQYGKMGTLVSVDPSTIANDISKPSLTTKVLLGTDEPLIHVCAKNLVTFVSQEAGNKPVLLAIALKDKSMEGIKALQELIRSCQVW